A genome region from Acidobacteriota bacterium includes the following:
- a CDS encoding cyclic GMP-AMP synthase DncV-like nucleotidyltransferase, producing the protein MFDCSSEITDFHNAKVRLPKATQDLLRGQRDANRARVRAGLKAAEKPKPERFVPQGSHAMYTINQQPENDYDIDEGVVFLKADLKGLQGGDLCPLEARKRVCDAVTDPAFSQQPEVRKNCVRIYYSAGHHVDMPVYRQFEDGSGKTSTELASSEWKISDPEAVTRWFNQAVKAKSPDETNGRQMRRVVRQLKYLCKSRSSWNMPSGFVLSVLVNETYVARAGRDDQAFRDTIRTIHSRLHLSLVVRHPVVAEDLTKTSADASMIELRGRLGEMLEHLEVLDDPECTKKAALRAWAKVFRTDYFDQALEALAASLTVFTRTGSAPEEPVEKRGGGRFG; encoded by the coding sequence ATGTTCGACTGCTCAAGCGAAATCACCGACTTCCACAATGCCAAGGTGCGTCTGCCGAAGGCAACACAGGACCTGTTACGTGGCCAACGCGACGCGAATAGAGCACGCGTGCGCGCGGGGCTCAAAGCTGCCGAGAAGCCCAAGCCCGAGCGGTTTGTGCCCCAGGGATCGCATGCGATGTACACGATCAACCAACAGCCTGAGAACGACTACGACATAGATGAAGGTGTAGTTTTTCTAAAGGCTGATCTCAAAGGTTTACAGGGTGGTGATCTCTGCCCACTGGAGGCACGGAAGAGGGTCTGTGATGCCGTAACGGACCCGGCCTTTTCCCAACAGCCTGAGGTTCGCAAGAACTGTGTCCGGATCTACTACTCTGCCGGTCACCATGTCGACATGCCGGTCTATCGTCAGTTCGAGGACGGATCGGGGAAGACCTCGACGGAACTTGCGAGTTCGGAGTGGAAGATCTCGGACCCCGAAGCTGTTACTCGCTGGTTCAACCAAGCCGTGAAAGCGAAGAGCCCCGACGAAACTAACGGCAGACAGATGAGGCGAGTTGTCCGGCAATTGAAGTATCTCTGTAAAAGTCGAAGCTCTTGGAACATGCCGAGTGGTTTCGTGCTTTCAGTCTTGGTAAACGAGACTTATGTGGCACGAGCGGGTCGCGACGACCAGGCTTTCCGGGACACGATCCGGACGATCCACAGCCGCCTCCACCTCAGCCTTGTAGTGAGACACCCCGTCGTCGCTGAGGACTTGACCAAGACCAGCGCCGACGCAAGCATGATCGAGTTGCGAGGTCGCCTAGGTGAGATGCTCGAACACCTTGAAGTGCTGGATGATCCTGAGTGCACCAAGAAGGCAGCTCTAAGAGCGTGGGCGAAGGTGTTCAGGACCGACTACTTCGACCAAGCGCTTGAAGCTCTTGCCGCTTCGTTGACGGTATTCACCAGAACTGGTTCGGCCCCGGAAGAGCCAGTCGAGAAACGCGGCGGTGGGCGTTTTGGATGA